From one Variovorax sp. PBL-H6 genomic stretch:
- a CDS encoding NAD(P)H-dependent oxidoreductase, whose protein sequence is MKRAHIVYCHPEPKSFVGAMAARARASLERAGWQVTISDLYAKRFNPVASVEDFGSRGNPEHLVYSLEQRHAREHGTLAKDIVDELEPVLASELLVLAFPVFWFSVPAMLKGWFDRVLLSGTFYGGRRVYDRGGMNGRKAIVLTSLGGREHMFGSDSIHGDLTTGMLRHIMQGTLGYVGYEVYEPYVAFHVPYVTEEARREMLASLDQQITALDQRKTFDLPRLGDFDEQFKPKGSQTSEQPCQ, encoded by the coding sequence ATGAAGCGCGCACACATCGTCTACTGCCATCCCGAGCCCAAGTCTTTCGTCGGCGCCATGGCGGCCAGAGCGCGTGCGAGTCTCGAGCGTGCAGGCTGGCAAGTCACGATTTCAGACCTCTACGCCAAGCGCTTCAACCCCGTCGCAAGCGTCGAAGACTTCGGCAGCCGGGGCAACCCGGAGCACCTCGTCTACTCGCTGGAGCAACGCCATGCGCGCGAGCATGGCACGCTGGCGAAGGACATCGTCGACGAACTCGAACCCGTGCTGGCTTCGGAGTTGCTCGTGCTCGCCTTTCCGGTCTTCTGGTTTTCCGTGCCCGCGATGCTCAAGGGCTGGTTCGACCGGGTGCTGTTGTCCGGAACTTTCTACGGAGGTCGCCGCGTCTACGACCGCGGCGGCATGAACGGTCGCAAGGCCATCGTGCTGACCTCGCTGGGCGGACGCGAGCACATGTTCGGCTCCGATTCGATCCACGGCGACCTGACAACGGGAATGCTGCGCCACATCATGCAGGGCACGCTCGGCTACGTCGGCTACGAGGTATACGAACCCTATGTGGCCTTCCACGTGCCTTACGTGACGGAGGAAGCGAGGCGCGAGATGCTGGCCTCGCTCGACCAGCAGATCACCGCGCTCGATCAGCGGAAGACCTTCGACCTGCCGCGCCTTGGCGACTTCGACGAACAGTTCAAACCAAAAGGCAGCCAGACATCTGAACAGCCTTGCCAATGA
- a CDS encoding class II aldolase/adducin family protein, with the protein MNTSTHSEIQKLVSAEEWQLRVDLAACYRLVALYGWSDLVFTHISARVPGPEHHFLINPYGLMFDEITASSLVKVDQDCTKVITSPYPVNPAGFVIHSAIHAARPDIQCVLHTHTRAGIAVSAQKNGVLPISQQSTFVLASLAYHDYEGVAFRDDEKPRLQADMGEANFLVLRNHGLLTVGRTIADAFLSMYTFENTCQIQIAAQAGGGELTQVDPRIIEGVGQALKVQTGGLGGAFVWPALIRKLDRIDPGYKD; encoded by the coding sequence ATGAACACCTCCACGCATTCCGAAATCCAGAAGCTCGTTTCCGCCGAGGAATGGCAGCTGCGCGTGGACCTCGCGGCCTGCTACCGGCTCGTCGCCCTCTACGGCTGGAGCGACCTCGTGTTCACCCACATCAGCGCGCGCGTGCCGGGACCCGAGCACCATTTCCTCATCAACCCGTACGGGCTGATGTTCGACGAGATCACGGCGTCGAGCCTGGTCAAGGTGGACCAGGATTGCACCAAGGTGATCACCTCGCCCTACCCTGTGAATCCGGCAGGTTTCGTCATTCACAGCGCCATCCATGCGGCGCGGCCCGACATCCAGTGCGTGCTGCACACCCACACGCGAGCCGGCATCGCCGTCAGCGCGCAGAAGAACGGCGTGCTGCCCATCAGCCAGCAGTCGACCTTCGTGCTGGCCTCGCTGGCCTATCACGACTATGAGGGCGTGGCATTCCGCGACGACGAGAAGCCGCGGCTGCAGGCCGACATGGGCGAAGCCAATTTCCTGGTGCTGCGCAACCACGGCCTGCTGACCGTGGGCAGGACCATCGCCGACGCCTTCCTCTCGATGTACACCTTCGAGAACACCTGCCAGATCCAGATCGCCGCGCAGGCAGGTGGCGGCGAGCTCACTCAAGTGGATCCGCGCATCATCGAAGGCGTGGGCCAGGCGCTGAAGGTGCAGACCGGCGGCCTCGGCGGCGCCTTCGTCTGGCCGGCGCTGATCCGCAAGCTCGACCGCATCGATCCCGGCTACAAGGATTAG
- a CDS encoding PAS domain S-box protein encodes MAESPLVPQFDDKTVFRSLFAAYPDALLLVDSQGAIKLANPAAFALLGYPAEELLGMSVDELVPDAIRPRHAAYRDAYAHHPRTRPMGMQMDLVAKRRDGSEVMVEIALSPLQDQGLPYVVAAIRSVAEYPRVKQALQRARYAEHLAQFGRLAVDARESQDLLDQVPVIAAEALHMDMAKILLLEPSGLEFRVAAGVGLPPHEVIGQRIANEHGSSYGYVVTEGKPVLIGDYAHEQRFKMPAHQLEAGWVCELSVPLADRGRTIGVLAVRSRAPRNFGDDETRFLGSLSNMLATVLQRISSEDALNHAQRLESVGQLTGGVAHDFNNLLTVISGNLQVLEEAPACAGDPLVQQLVGAAARATRRGAELTSKLLAFSRRQVLQPTVVDAAALLRSLTDMLRRTLDQRIVITLDAEEVLCMADPVQLESALLNVAINARDAMPQGGTLAFSCHPASTLPAELDARPADGEGYVAITISDTGEGMSEAVKERAFEPFFTTKESGRGTGLGLSTVYGFAKQSRGSITLRSAPGNGTAATLFLPRVHLDDATGEGADAGPPGEVPAGLRVLLVEDDAEVRDVVQKFLVSMRCEVSGCADAQQALRVLEAGHGVDLLLTDIMLGAGMRGTELADVVRQRLPRLPVLLMSGYSGELLEEPQGWALLRKPYTRTDLEQAMARVLNAAR; translated from the coding sequence ATGGCCGAGTCGCCGCTCGTCCCGCAGTTCGATGACAAGACGGTCTTCCGGTCCCTCTTCGCCGCCTATCCCGACGCGCTTCTCCTCGTCGACTCGCAGGGTGCCATCAAGCTCGCCAATCCGGCCGCCTTCGCGCTGCTGGGTTACCCGGCCGAGGAGCTGCTCGGCATGTCCGTGGATGAACTCGTTCCGGACGCGATCCGCCCCCGACACGCCGCCTACCGGGATGCCTACGCCCATCATCCGCGGACGCGCCCCATGGGCATGCAGATGGACCTCGTGGCCAAGCGGCGCGACGGCAGCGAGGTGATGGTCGAGATCGCCCTGAGTCCGCTGCAGGACCAGGGCCTGCCCTACGTGGTGGCGGCGATCCGCAGTGTGGCGGAATACCCCCGCGTGAAGCAGGCGCTGCAGCGGGCCCGTTACGCGGAGCACCTGGCGCAGTTCGGGCGGCTCGCGGTGGACGCCCGCGAGTCGCAGGACCTGCTGGACCAGGTTCCCGTCATCGCCGCCGAGGCGCTCCACATGGACATGGCCAAGATCCTGCTGCTCGAACCCAGCGGGCTCGAGTTCCGCGTCGCGGCAGGCGTGGGACTGCCGCCCCATGAAGTGATCGGACAACGCATCGCGAACGAGCACGGGTCCTCCTACGGCTACGTGGTGACCGAAGGCAAGCCGGTCCTGATCGGCGACTACGCCCACGAGCAACGATTCAAGATGCCCGCGCACCAGCTGGAAGCCGGATGGGTGTGCGAGCTCTCGGTGCCGCTGGCAGACCGCGGCCGGACGATCGGCGTGCTGGCGGTCCGCTCCCGCGCGCCGCGGAACTTCGGCGATGACGAGACGCGTTTCCTCGGATCGTTGTCGAACATGCTCGCCACGGTTCTGCAGCGCATCAGCAGCGAGGACGCGTTGAACCATGCCCAGCGGCTCGAGTCCGTGGGCCAGCTGACCGGCGGCGTCGCGCACGACTTCAACAACCTGCTGACGGTCATCTCGGGCAACCTGCAGGTGCTGGAAGAAGCGCCTGCCTGTGCCGGAGATCCGCTCGTCCAGCAGCTGGTCGGTGCCGCGGCGCGCGCGACGCGGCGCGGCGCCGAACTGACCAGCAAGCTGCTCGCGTTCTCACGGCGCCAGGTGCTCCAGCCCACGGTCGTCGACGCGGCTGCGCTGCTGCGCTCTCTCACCGACATGCTGCGCCGCACGCTCGACCAGCGCATCGTCATCACGCTCGACGCCGAGGAGGTCCTGTGCATGGCGGACCCGGTGCAGCTCGAATCCGCACTCCTGAACGTGGCGATCAACGCGCGCGACGCCATGCCGCAGGGAGGCACGCTCGCGTTCAGCTGCCATCCCGCGAGCACACTGCCCGCGGAGCTCGATGCCCGGCCTGCCGACGGGGAAGGCTACGTCGCGATCACGATCTCCGACACCGGCGAAGGCATGTCCGAGGCGGTGAAGGAACGCGCCTTCGAGCCCTTCTTCACGACCAAGGAGAGCGGCCGCGGCACGGGCCTGGGCCTCTCGACCGTCTATGGGTTCGCCAAGCAATCGCGCGGATCGATCACCCTTCGAAGCGCTCCGGGCAACGGGACGGCGGCCACCCTCTTCCTCCCGCGCGTCCACCTCGACGACGCGACCGGAGAAGGCGCGGATGCCGGCCCGCCGGGCGAGGTACCCGCCGGGCTGCGCGTGCTGCTCGTCGAGGACGATGCCGAAGTCCGGGACGTTGTCCAGAAGTTCCTCGTGTCGATGCGCTGCGAGGTCAGTGGCTGTGCGGACGCGCAGCAGGCGCTGCGAGTGCTCGAGGCCGGCCACGGCGTGGACCTGCTGCTGACCGACATCATGCTCGGCGCCGGCATGCGCGGCACCGAACTGGCCGACGTGGTGCGGCAGCGCCTGCCGCGACTGCCGGTGCTGCTCATGTCCGGGTACTCGGGCGAACTGCTCGAGGAGCCGCAAGGCTGGGCCCTCCTGCGCAAGCCCTACACGCGGACCGACCTCGAGCAGGCGATGGCCAGGGTGCTCAACGCTGCCCGTTGA
- a CDS encoding bifunctional acetate--CoA ligase family protein/GNAT family N-acetyltransferase, whose translation MTIRHLDRLLSPTSVAVFGASTRPGSVGATVWRNLRAGTFAGPVYPVNPRHSLLDGMPVYATAAQLPAAPDLAVLCTPAATVPGLIAELGALGTRAAIIVTAGLGAQNKQAALDAARPYLLRLLGPNCIGLLSPHLGLNASFAHTDALPGDMAFVSQSGALVTAVLDWTRSRGIGLSHLVSLGDHCDVDFGDLLDYLASDARTRSILLYIESVESPRKFMSAARAAARNKPVIVVKAGRAGAGLRAAASHTGALAGSDRVYDAAIRRAGMLRVDTLQELFMAAATLARFRGNRSESLTIMTNGGGAGVMAADAAARAGIALAEPGEALLERLDAVLPVHWSHANPIDIIGDAPVERYTATLSALLADPAAGAVLLVHAPTAIVRSDDIARACVPLLRTDVPRVMSCWLGDAAVAQARQLFEQAGVPDYPTPEDAVRAFAMLQTYRRNQALLTEAPGSSESPAPEFARARRLLDEALSAGREWLGEAEAKAVLQAYGVPTVRTLQVAPTAQAALGAAEELGYPVALKIVSRAITHKTDVGGVRLDLRDRATLEKAAGEMLEAVRAARPDAPIDGFSVQQMADRPHAQEVIVGASIDSIFGPVILCGQGGTAVEVSDDTAVGLPPLNRSLAREMVSRTRISRLLAGYRDHPPARMDALYDVLISVSQMLADLPQLAELDINPLWLDEHGALALDARIRLATPPQAGAEHFSIVPYPTQWVRKRDWNGRSITVRPIRPEDEAQHRRFLQQLEPEDIRLRFFQMRRDLPHSELARLTQIDYDREMAFIAEEIDADGSAETLGVARSVCDPDKVEAEYAIVVRSDLKGAGLGRLLFEQLIEHARSRGISRMVGIVLRENTRMLKLAHDLGFTEDRAAPQDPGTRRLVKALDDRRERR comes from the coding sequence TTGACCATCCGCCATCTCGACCGCCTGCTGTCCCCCACCTCGGTCGCCGTGTTCGGCGCCTCGACCCGTCCGGGCAGCGTGGGCGCCACCGTCTGGCGCAACCTGCGCGCCGGAACGTTCGCGGGGCCGGTCTACCCGGTGAATCCCAGGCATTCGCTGCTGGATGGCATGCCGGTGTACGCCACCGCGGCGCAACTGCCCGCGGCGCCGGACTTGGCGGTTCTCTGCACGCCGGCGGCGACGGTGCCGGGGCTCATCGCCGAACTCGGCGCGCTGGGCACCCGCGCCGCGATCATCGTCACGGCGGGACTCGGCGCCCAGAACAAGCAGGCTGCGCTGGATGCAGCGCGCCCCTACCTGCTGCGGCTGCTGGGCCCCAACTGCATCGGGCTGCTGAGCCCGCACCTCGGCCTGAACGCCAGCTTTGCCCACACCGATGCGCTGCCGGGCGACATGGCCTTCGTGTCGCAGTCGGGTGCGCTGGTCACCGCCGTGCTCGACTGGACGCGCAGTCGCGGCATCGGGCTGTCGCACCTCGTGTCGCTCGGCGACCATTGCGACGTGGACTTCGGCGATCTGCTCGACTACCTGGCGAGCGACGCGCGCACGCGCTCGATCCTGCTGTACATCGAGTCGGTGGAATCGCCCCGCAAGTTCATGTCGGCCGCGCGTGCGGCGGCGCGCAACAAGCCGGTCATCGTGGTCAAGGCGGGCCGCGCCGGCGCCGGCCTGCGCGCGGCCGCCTCGCACACGGGCGCGCTGGCGGGCTCCGACCGGGTGTACGACGCCGCCATCCGCCGCGCGGGCATGCTTCGCGTCGACACCTTGCAGGAGCTCTTCATGGCGGCCGCGACGCTTGCGCGCTTCCGCGGCAACCGCAGCGAGTCGCTGACCATCATGACCAACGGCGGCGGCGCCGGCGTGATGGCCGCGGATGCCGCCGCGCGCGCAGGCATCGCGCTGGCCGAGCCGGGCGAGGCCCTGCTCGAGCGGCTCGACGCGGTGCTGCCGGTGCACTGGTCGCACGCCAATCCGATCGACATCATCGGCGACGCGCCGGTGGAGCGCTACACCGCCACGCTGTCGGCCCTGCTGGCCGATCCGGCCGCCGGCGCCGTGCTGCTCGTGCATGCGCCGACCGCCATCGTGCGCAGCGACGACATTGCCCGGGCCTGCGTGCCGCTGCTGCGCACCGATGTGCCCCGCGTCATGAGCTGCTGGCTTGGCGATGCCGCGGTGGCGCAGGCGCGCCAGCTTTTCGAGCAGGCCGGTGTCCCGGACTACCCGACGCCGGAAGATGCCGTGCGCGCCTTCGCGATGCTGCAGACCTACAGGCGCAACCAGGCGCTGCTGACGGAGGCGCCCGGTTCCAGCGAGAGCCCGGCGCCCGAGTTCGCCAGGGCGCGCCGGCTCCTGGACGAGGCGCTGTCCGCCGGGCGCGAATGGCTCGGCGAAGCCGAGGCCAAGGCCGTGCTGCAGGCCTACGGCGTGCCGACGGTACGCACCCTGCAGGTGGCACCGACCGCGCAAGCCGCGCTCGGGGCCGCCGAGGAGCTGGGCTATCCCGTGGCGCTGAAGATCGTGTCGCGCGCGATCACGCACAAGACCGACGTGGGTGGCGTGCGCCTGGACCTGCGCGATCGGGCCACGCTCGAAAAGGCAGCGGGCGAGATGCTGGAGGCCGTGCGCGCGGCGCGGCCCGACGCGCCGATCGACGGCTTCAGCGTCCAGCAGATGGCCGACCGTCCGCACGCGCAGGAGGTGATCGTCGGCGCCAGCATCGACAGCATCTTCGGCCCGGTCATCCTGTGCGGCCAGGGCGGCACTGCCGTCGAGGTGAGCGACGACACGGCCGTCGGCCTGCCGCCGCTCAACCGCAGCCTGGCGCGCGAGATGGTCTCGCGCACGCGCATCTCGCGGCTGCTGGCCGGCTACCGCGATCACCCGCCCGCCCGCATGGACGCGCTGTACGACGTGCTGATCTCGGTGTCGCAGATGCTCGCCGACCTGCCGCAGCTCGCAGAACTCGACATCAATCCGCTGTGGCTCGACGAGCACGGCGCGCTGGCGCTCGATGCCCGCATCCGCCTCGCGACGCCGCCGCAGGCCGGCGCCGAGCACTTCTCGATCGTGCCCTACCCGACGCAGTGGGTCCGCAAGCGCGACTGGAACGGGCGCAGCATCACCGTGCGGCCGATTCGGCCCGAGGACGAGGCACAGCATCGCCGCTTTCTGCAGCAGCTCGAGCCGGAGGACATCCGCCTGCGCTTCTTCCAGATGCGGCGCGACCTGCCTCACAGCGAGCTCGCCCGCCTGACCCAGATCGACTACGACCGCGAGATGGCCTTCATTGCCGAGGAGATCGATGCGGATGGATCGGCCGAGACGCTCGGCGTCGCGCGCAGCGTGTGCGACCCGGACAAGGTGGAGGCCGAGTACGCCATCGTGGTCCGGTCCGACCTGAAAGGTGCGGGGCTCGGCCGGCTGCTGTTCGAGCAGCTGATCGAGCACGCGCGCAGCCGCGGCATCAGCCGAATGGTGGGTATCGTGCTGCGCGAGAACACGCGCATGTTGAAGCTGGCCCACGACCTGGGCTTCACGGAGGACCGTGCCGCGCCGCAGGACCCCGGCACGCGGCGCCTCGTCAAGGCGCTGGACGACCGACGCGAACGCCGCTGA
- a CDS encoding YbaN family protein — MLPTLLTRLLWRLLAILSIVLGVIGIVLPVVPTVPFLLVAAWAGGRGWPALEQWLLGHPRYGPPIRQWREGGIISRSSKCAAISMMALGAVVLQFTGVPMALRAVVPVVLAVVAVWLWTRPEA; from the coding sequence ATGCTGCCTACCCTCCTCACGCGACTGCTATGGCGTCTGCTGGCCATCCTGTCGATCGTCCTCGGCGTGATCGGGATCGTGCTTCCGGTCGTCCCGACCGTGCCTTTCCTGCTGGTCGCGGCCTGGGCCGGCGGCCGTGGCTGGCCGGCCCTGGAGCAGTGGCTCCTGGGGCACCCGCGCTATGGCCCGCCCATTCGGCAATGGCGCGAGGGAGGCATCATCTCGCGCAGCAGCAAGTGCGCGGCCATCTCGATGATGGCGCTCGGTGCCGTCGTGCTGCAGTTCACCGGCGTGCCCATGGCCCTGAGGGCGGTCGTGCCGGTGGTGCTGGCCGTCGTGGCCGTCTGGCTGTGGACCCGGCCCGAAGCCTAG
- a CDS encoding winged helix-turn-helix domain-containing protein has protein sequence MSTTTHLAVLDDEADITLLLANYLAGHGFRVTQLHSGAALMDLMSRDAPSLVLLDLGLPGEDGFAIARQLREHWRCGLVIVTGRGDAVDKVVGLEVGADDYVTKPFDLRELVARVKAVLRRLAPAEPVSAREGADKGAGGTLLRFDQWELDTSARRLLDARGSEVPLTTGEFDLLNTLAAHAGRVLSRDFLLEHTRGREAGPFDRTIDVQIGRLRRKLEADPNNPQIIKSVRGAGYILVSKVEAP, from the coding sequence GTGAGCACGACCACCCACCTTGCCGTCCTGGACGACGAAGCAGACATCACGCTGCTGCTTGCCAACTACCTCGCCGGCCACGGTTTTCGCGTGACCCAGCTGCATTCGGGAGCGGCCCTCATGGATCTCATGTCCCGCGACGCGCCGTCGCTCGTGCTCCTCGACCTGGGCCTGCCGGGCGAGGACGGCTTTGCCATCGCGCGCCAGCTGCGGGAGCACTGGCGCTGCGGGCTGGTGATCGTGACGGGGCGCGGCGACGCCGTGGACAAGGTGGTCGGACTCGAGGTCGGCGCCGACGACTACGTCACCAAGCCGTTCGACCTGCGCGAGCTGGTCGCCCGCGTCAAGGCGGTGCTGCGGCGCCTCGCACCGGCGGAGCCCGTCAGCGCCCGCGAGGGTGCGGACAAGGGCGCCGGCGGCACGCTCCTGCGCTTCGACCAATGGGAGCTCGACACGTCGGCACGCAGGCTGCTGGATGCGCGGGGCAGCGAGGTGCCCCTGACCACGGGCGAGTTCGACCTGCTCAACACGCTGGCCGCCCACGCGGGGCGCGTCCTGTCGCGCGACTTTCTCCTGGAGCACACGCGCGGCCGCGAAGCGGGCCCCTTCGACCGCACCATCGACGTCCAGATCGGTCGCTTGCGGCGCAAGCTCGAGGCCGACCCGAACAACCCGCAGATCATCAAGTCGGTGCGGGGCGCGGGCTACATCCTCGTCTCCAAGGTGGAGGCGCCCTGA
- a CDS encoding enoyl-CoA hydratase-related protein, whose protein sequence is MSDINIRRDEGVLSLEINRTGKRNAVDLPMFDVLARELANANADDAVRAVLLCGAGNGFCAGHDLKAFEQWPQSPDDPVPRFLHALAALRKPLVIAVQGWAVGIGATSLLHADWVVAAPDASLRFPFLDLGIAPEAGSSLLLARAVGLLRARRLLLGAEPIDGQTAHAWGLVTELRPADQLRAAAIDRAGKLANKSPSMFKRVKDWLALDTDLHARIDEEIEAINVAVLERRKAGEGNA, encoded by the coding sequence ATGAGCGACATCAACATCCGCCGCGACGAAGGCGTGCTGAGCCTGGAGATCAACCGTACCGGCAAGCGCAACGCCGTCGACCTGCCGATGTTCGATGTCCTTGCGCGCGAACTCGCGAATGCCAACGCCGACGATGCGGTGCGCGCCGTTCTGCTCTGCGGCGCGGGCAACGGGTTCTGCGCGGGGCATGACCTGAAAGCCTTCGAGCAATGGCCGCAATCGCCCGATGATCCGGTGCCGCGCTTTCTGCACGCCCTGGCTGCATTGCGCAAGCCGCTGGTCATCGCGGTTCAAGGGTGGGCGGTGGGCATCGGTGCGACGTCGCTGCTGCATGCGGACTGGGTGGTGGCTGCGCCGGACGCATCGCTGCGCTTTCCGTTCCTCGACCTCGGCATCGCGCCCGAGGCGGGCAGCAGTCTCCTGCTGGCGCGTGCGGTGGGCTTGCTGCGTGCACGCCGGCTGTTGCTCGGGGCGGAGCCGATCGACGGTCAAACTGCACATGCCTGGGGCCTGGTGACCGAGTTGCGGCCCGCCGATCAACTGCGTGCGGCTGCGATCGACCGCGCCGGAAAACTGGCGAACAAGTCGCCGTCCATGTTCAAGCGGGTGAAAGACTGGCTCGCGCTCGACACCGATCTGCATGCGCGCATTGATGAAGAGATCGAGGCCATCAACGTGGCGGTATTGGAAAGGCGCAAAGCCGGGGAGGGCAACGCATGA
- a CDS encoding CaiB/BaiF CoA transferase family protein, giving the protein MTTKTSTRTGPLAGLRVIDISTIVAAPTAAALLCDYGADVLKIELPGLGDGLRTFAPFKDEKSLWWKVLNRDKRLASLDLRKPEGRKLFLKLIAQADVLMENFRPGTLAGWGLDAQVLWEAQPRLVILRATAFGQDGPYKDRPGFARIFEAMGGMTYITGEPEGQPMHVGYPIGDSIGGLFGALGVMSSLWKQARDPDARGEEIDLSMTEGVIKLLDFLTLKQDLLGESHGRSGNVSQYAAPTGVYATRDGHWVSLSGSTNALYARNCRAIERPDLVDDPRFSRNIDRCRHADAINRIFSNWFGTHDLADVLARFEACEGAIAPVYSAKQIVEDPQVRARGFLKSVQDEDFGEVRIPGVVPRFGNHVCAPQRTARGIGADNDEVFGGQLGLPEEELARLQRDKVI; this is encoded by the coding sequence GTGACCACCAAGACCTCCACCCGCACCGGCCCCCTCGCCGGGCTGCGCGTGATCGACATCTCCACGATCGTCGCAGCCCCGACGGCCGCCGCATTGCTCTGCGACTATGGCGCCGACGTGCTGAAGATCGAACTGCCTGGCCTGGGCGATGGTCTGCGCACCTTCGCACCTTTCAAGGACGAGAAGTCTCTCTGGTGGAAGGTGCTCAACCGCGACAAGCGGCTGGCTTCGCTCGACCTGCGCAAGCCCGAGGGCCGCAAACTCTTTCTGAAGCTGATCGCGCAGGCCGACGTGCTGATGGAGAACTTCCGCCCCGGCACGCTGGCTGGCTGGGGCCTCGACGCGCAGGTCTTGTGGGAGGCGCAGCCGCGCCTCGTCATCCTGCGCGCCACCGCCTTCGGGCAAGACGGCCCCTACAAGGACCGCCCGGGCTTCGCCCGCATCTTCGAAGCCATGGGCGGCATGACCTACATCACCGGCGAACCCGAGGGCCAACCGATGCACGTCGGCTACCCGATCGGCGATTCGATCGGCGGGCTCTTCGGTGCGTTGGGCGTGATGTCGTCGCTGTGGAAGCAGGCCCGCGATCCCGATGCACGCGGCGAAGAAATCGACCTTTCGATGACGGAAGGCGTGATCAAGTTGCTGGACTTCCTGACGCTCAAGCAGGATCTGCTCGGCGAATCGCATGGCCGTTCGGGAAACGTGAGCCAGTATGCGGCTCCTACGGGCGTGTATGCGACGCGCGATGGCCATTGGGTCTCGCTCTCCGGCAGCACCAACGCGCTGTATGCACGCAACTGCCGCGCCATCGAGAGGCCCGACCTCGTCGATGACCCGCGGTTCAGCCGCAACATCGATCGCTGCCGTCACGCGGATGCCATCAACCGCATCTTCAGCAACTGGTTCGGCACGCACGACCTCGCCGACGTGCTCGCGCGCTTCGAGGCGTGCGAAGGCGCCATCGCACCGGTCTATTCGGCGAAGCAGATTGTCGAAGACCCGCAGGTGCGCGCGCGTGGTTTCCTGAAGTCGGTGCAGGACGAGGACTTCGGCGAGGTCCGCATCCCCGGCGTCGTGCCGCGCTTCGGCAACCACGTGTGCGCGCCGCAGCGCACCGCGCGCGGTATCGGCGCGGACAACGACGAAGTGTTCGGTGGGCAACTGGGCCTGCCGGAAGAAGAGCTTGCGCGACTGCAACGGGACAAGGTGATCTGA